The DNA sequence GTAACCTGACAGAGAAATTTTATCACCAGCATTGAGCTGAATAACAATAGAACCATTAAATACCGGATTGTATCCTAGACGGGCATTGTCAGAAGTAAATGATTGAGAGTCAATATCAGTAAACGTAGTAGGGGTGGCAGCATTTGCTTTTTGGAGTTTTAATCGCACTTCGACAGGTGAGGTGGCTAATACGGCAAATGATCTGTAAGTAATTCTATATAACGCAGCCTCGTTTACCGTTATAATATTAGAGGCAAGTGACAGATTAATATTAGTTCCCTGAAAGTCTGAGCTTCCCGAATTACTAATTGGTATTATTACGTTGGATACTGTACAGCCTGTTCCAAGAAAAGGGATGGTACACGACAATGCAACATTGGAAGGTCTGGAAAAATGAGCAAAATATTGCGGTTTGGTTTCAACCACATAATCATAGGTGCTTCGCCAACGGGTTCCATCATGTTCGTAAACAGAAGCATTGTTCTTACTGTATACTAATGCTCCTTTAAAGGTATTATCTCCAACAGGATTGGCAGCATTGCTTATTTGAGATACCGAAGGCAGTAATACAGCTTTTGCCGGAACTGTGGATTTTACATCCAGAATAGCGTTAGGGTGCGGCTCATGATCACTAGGGTTGGTAGAAATACTAACCTGGGCATATCCGCTAACGGTCAGCATGCAGAATAGCATGAAATGTGCTTTTTTCATCGTATAATTTTTTACATTCTTGTGTTTTAAATTTAGATTTAGAAAAGAAGGATATAGGAAAATATCCTTCCTCCTAATTCAAAATATAATAACATTTGTGTTAATAGAATCGAAGCCCAATAAATACATAATGTAATGACATAGTTTAAAACTGTTCATTGTGACAACAATACTATACTAATCATTTATTTCAATTGATCATCTGGATTCTATGACAAAGTTATTTTAAGGTTTAATTAATGGCACTATAAAGATATTGTCATAAACTAGCGAAACTTGTCGTTTTGGTAATCGGAATTGTTAAAAAGGTGAAAACGTTGAAAATTATCCAAGATTTAGCATCCATGAATACATATTTTCCTCTGTACTGATGTTCAGCTTTTTTCTTATCCTGTATTTTTTACTGATCACGGAATTAAGGGTTACATTTTTATAATGTGATATTTCTTTGGTGTTAAATTTTAATTTGATCAGCGCACAATATTCCAGGTCAGAATGGGAGAGTTGTGGATTTATTTCCAGCAATTGTTTGTTAAATGCAGGAAAGGTTTCAGAAAATTTCAGATGGAAAGATTTATCATTGTTATGAGCAAGCTGTATAAGTTCACTCAAATCTTCAGTATTGGTATCTTTTATACTTTTAGCAGGCAGTATGTCATTTTGTATTGAGCTTTCCTTATTATCAGTGAATGTTTCAGTCGTTTTGTTATAATTCTTTCTTTTATAAACTACATATATAACAAAACTTGTAATCGAAATGAAAGAAATGACAATGATAATCAGAAGTTTATTGTTATTTGATTCGCTATTTTCTGTGTTGGAAATGTTTTTTCTATCAGGAGGAGCAATAACATTATTCAGAACTTTCTTTTCAACACTTAAGATACTGTCTGTTATCTTCTGAGCTTTTGCAGAATAGAGGGCCTGGTTTTTATAGTCCTCAAGTCCTAGATAAGATTCAGCCTTTCCGGAATAAATATCTTTTACCTGTAATGGATAAATTTTAGCTTGTTTGGCTGCCTGTGTTGCTTTTTCAAAATTTTCTAAAGCTTTAGTATAATTTTTTCTTTTGTTCTCTATATTTCCGGTTAATATATAATATCTGATAAACTCAGACTGGTCTTTTTCTGTTTTCATATCCTGAGCGAACTGAACCAGATATTTTTCAGTATTGATGAGATCATTTTTAGAATAATATTCCTGGCTTAATTCTATAGCGAATGAAGAAAGATAAAAATTTCTGTATGGGAATGTAGTGCTTGTTTTTCTTGATTCATTATAACCATTGTGAAGATAAATCAAGATAGAATCTTTTTTTCCGCTTCCATCCTCTTTTCTGAGATTTCTCGCCATGGTTCTATATGCCGTCGCTTTTATGATGTGAGCTTCCTCATTACTTACCTTACCTGTCTGATCAAGAGCTTCATTAAGTGACTTTCTAGATCTTTTAGTATAACTTAGCTCAGTATAAATCATGCCTTCTTCCACATAGATCCATGCTAAAGTATAATAATCATGATATTTTTCGGCTAAAATTTTACCTTCGGGAATTATTTTCATGGCCTCCTCATACCTCTGCTCATTCATATAAATGGAGGGTATTATTTTCATAGCTTCCGTTATTCCTTTTGGGTATGCAATACTCTTTGATTGTGAAAATATAGTATGCCACAATCTTAATAGTTCTTTGCTGCCGATATTATTGTAGGCATCTTTATCTTTTACAATTTTTATTAAACTGTCAATGCTTTTTTTACGCTTGGAATAATCTTGCGAATAACAATTTATAGTGCTGAAAATAAGCAGTATGAAGAGAAATGTTTTTGTTTTCACAGAATTAAGTTTAAAAAATAAAATATAATAGGAACACCAAACTTTTTATTATAAAATTAATAATTAAGAAAAATTGAATATGATGATATCAAATAAAACTATCCGATATTCAACATCCAGGTATACATGTTTTCATCAGTACTTATATTCAGTTTTTTTCTGATCCTGTATTTTTTACTGACCACAGAATTTATAGTAAGATTTTTATGCCGGGCGATCTCTTTAGTGTCAAATTTTAATTTGATTAAGGCACAGTATTCCAGATCTGAATGGGTAAGCTGAGGATTTATATTCAAAAGCCGCTGATTGAAAGTCGGGAACACTTCAGAAAACCTCAGTAGAAAAGATTTATCATCATTTTTAGCCAGTTGAACAAGCTCTCTAAGGGCTTCAACTTCCGTTTCAGATTTTTCATTTTCATGGAGAATAATTGGTTGGGGTATGGGCTCCTGAAGTTTTTCTTCTGTATATTCTTTTCGGGAATTTTTACGATGTAAAATATAAAACGTTAATCCCGCCAATGCTATGAGTATACCTGCTGCAAGATAATAGTTGTTATTTTCATTATCTGCAAAAGGATCCTCATTTTCATTAGTATCAATTGTACTGTTCAATAACTGCCGATCTGCTACAGCAATGCTGTCTGTGATTCTTTTTGCTTTTGTACTGTATATTGCCTGGTTTTTGAAATCGTTAAGCATTAAGTAAGACTCTGCTTTTCCCGAATAGATATCTTTTAAAGCAAGATTGTACATTTTATACTTTTGATAAAATTCCTGAGCTTTATCAAAATATTCGAGTGCCTGTGTATAGTTTTTCTTTTTATTTTCTATATCGCCTTTGAGGATATAATAACGGATAAATTCAGACTGATTCTTATCATGGGATTTCACTATCTCAAACTCTCTAAGGAACAGTTCTGATTTTGAAAAATTATTTTTCAGGTAATATGCCTCAGCCAGTCGTATTGTAAAAATACCAAGAAAAAAGTTTTGGTAGGGATTCTTATTGTCTATTCTTTTAATTTCCTGATATCCACGATTTAAATAAATCAGTGTTGAGTCTTTTGTACTGTCTGTAACAACTTGAATATTGTTTGCCTTTGTCATGTCGACAAGGCTTTTTATTAAATAACCTTCTTTTTCAGATAATTTATTAAGAAGGCCTAAAGAACTGGTAAGTGCTTTTTGAGATTTTTTAGTATATCCTAGTTCAGAATAAACAAAAGCTTCTCTTATAAGGAACATAGATAATAAATAATAATTATCAGTTTCCTTTGCAAGGCTTTTGCCTCGCAAAATCTTTTCAAGAGCTGCTTTATAATTTTGTTCACCCAAGTAAATTGCTGACATTGTCATATCAGCCTGAATCATCCCGTTGGAATAATCAATCTCTTTAGATTGGTAATATATTTCAGTACAGATTCTTAGTGCTTCCTTGCTGCCTTTATTAGCATATATACCTCTATCCTGGGCAACAATAATCATACTATCAATACTTTTTTGTTGTTTGATATTGTCCTGCGAATAACAAAAATTATAAAAGACAACTAAAATTATTAGCAAAAACTTAATTTTCACAAATAAAAATTTTTATATATTGAATAAAATCCCATAAACAAAGACAAATTGAGTCATTTGGTTGATGTATTAAAGTTACTTATTTATTTACTGCGTTTTGTTGAATTATCATAATATATAGTAATTAAGTTTAATATCTATATTGATATAGACAATTATCTATATGATTTATGGAATTTGATAATACTTTTTGAGCGCTGTCTATTTTCATAGAGCGTATGATAAAATTGTTTTTCATCTGTAATGCTATGTGTTTTATGAGAAACTGGAAATTCGAACGTAAAGTCTCACTAATTGAACCCGTTTTTGTATTTGCCCATCCATTTGTATAATGTGGTCTTAGGAATTTTGTATTCATTCATGACTTCCTGCTTACTCTTTTTCCCTGAATCAATAAGATCCAGAATGAAAGAAATAATTTCCTGGGTATACAGTTTTTTTCTGAACTGGGGGAGTGATGATTTAGTAGTAGCATTACCAATATTTACGTTAGCAGGAGGTGCATAGAGTATAAGATAATGTGAATAGACTCTAAAGAAATCATATTCAAGTAAAATGCTGAACCGTAAAATAAGATCGCTTTCTATAGATTTTTGGGATAATATTTTTGTTAACTCTTCATCTGTACATTTCAAAAATTTACAGATTCGTATCTGATCTATTTCAATTTCTTTTATTCTTTGGGTGATGAGGTCGCCCATATGAATATTCTTGATATCGTGAATCATCCTTTAGTATTAAATTTGTGTTTTTTTTAAAATATTTGAAGCGGACGATACCATTTCAAATCGTATGCAAAATTATTAAGATTGCTTAAATATGGGGGTTGTCACAGCTGTCGAAAACTGTCGAAACTTATCGAATTTTGTTATTTGCTGGTTAATTTTGGCTTTTGGGGAAAAGTGGTCCATGAAAAATGTAGACTTTTAAATCGGATCTTTAAACCTGATTTTTATAGGATAAATTGAAAATAACTAGCTTTCATTTGCTATCAGAATCATATAAATTACCGATTTTGATAAAAGATATACTCCAATTTTTAATTTTTGAAATGTTTATATTAATCCTTTCAGAATTTTTACACTCTGATTAAGCTGATCTATAGTGGAAGAGGCAAAACCCAGGCGTATTGCATTTTGATCATATACCTCATATTTATGCAAACTGCCATCTGAGATATATAAGCTTTTTGAATAGGCTTTTTTTGCCAGTTCTTCAAGATTGATGCTCTTGTCAAACTTTGTCCACACCGTCATTCCGCCTTCAGGAACTGAAAAATCTACTGTTTCGCAAAGTTCAGTTTTCAATAAATTACAGAAATGATCCCGTCTGTCCTGATATATACTTAAAGCTTTTCTTGTATAACGCTGTACAGTTCCGTCATTTATAATATCTGCAATGGCATTATCAAGGATATGATCCCCCTGCCGGTCCAGCAGTATACGTATATTGGAAAGATGTTTAATGACATTTTCTGAAGCCACCAGATAGCCCATACGAAATGCAGGAGAAAAGCTTTTGCTGAAAGAGCCGCAATAGATAACCATTCCGTTTTCATCCGCGCTGGCCAGCGGAAGTAAAGGACGGCGGCTATAATGAAAGTCAAAATCGTAGTCGTCTTCAAAAATAATAAAACCATATTCACTGGCAAGTCTCAACAGCTCCAGCCTTCTGTCAATACGGAGCGATACCGTAGTTGGATAATGGTGGTGCGGGGTTACATATACCATTCTCACTTTGATTCTTTTACAGATCTTTTTCAGTTCGTCCACACATAATCCATGCTCATCTACCGGAATACTTATATGTCTGGCTTTGGCATGTATAAAATTGTGTTCTGCACGCTGCCATCCCGGAATTCCTGATACTATTACATCTCCGGGGTTTATCAGCCCTGTACAGACAAGATTGATTCCCATCATGGTTCCGCGGACGGATAATATATTTTTCAGAGAAGTTTTTAGCCCTCTGGTTTCGTTCAAATGGTTGGAGAGGGTCGTTTTATAGAACTCGGAGCCATCGGGAAAACTGTAGCCACCGAATTTATCATATAAACCACTTCTGGTCAGCTGGTTTCTGTAGGCTCTGTAAAGTTCTTTTAATGGTGCCAGCTTAGGATCCGGATGCCCATCATCCAGATGAAGATCTGAACTGGGAATAAAGTAAGGATTAGGCAGATAAAGTTTTTCATGCAGTTCAAACCCCGCTGTTTTAATTCCTTTATTGCTTATCATGTCCTGAAGCTTTTCAGGATCGGGTTCCGGAATGTGTGAGGAGACAAAGGTTCCGCGCCCAACGAAACTTTCCAGCCAGCCCTGCATCTGTAATTCATCAAACGCTTTGGATACCGTTATCCGATTGATATTGAATATTTTTGCTATGTCCCTTGAAGAAGGCAGTTTTTGCCCTGTTTTTAGTTTTCCTTGCCTGATAAGAATTAAAATTTCATCTGATAATTGAAGATATACTGCCCGGTTGGAAGCAGGATCAATTGTGATATGACTCAGTAAACTTCCAATAATTGGACTATTCATTTTATTTATATTGGACTACAAATATACTCCAATATGCTGCTAATTTTGTTGTTGTTAAATAAAAATATCAGCATGAATAATAACGAAATCAAAATAAGAAAAGCCATTGAAGCAGATAGTGAAAAGGTCTGGAGCTTAATGAAAGATCTGGCGGTATTTGAACATTATGATGATTCTTTTGCGATAACACCTCAGATTGTTGCAGAAAGTGGGTTTAGAAAAACACCTCCTGATTTCTATTGTATCGTTGCAGAAGATAAAGATAAGATTGCCGGAATACTTGTTTATTATTTTTTGCCTTATACGGCTCAGAACAGGCCTGCTGTCTATATGAAAGAACTGTATGTGGATGATCATTATCGCGGAAAGAAGATCGGTGAGCAATTGATGGATACTCTTCGTGAAGAAGCAAAAACATATGGATGTACTCAAATAAAATGGACTGTTGCCCCCTGGAATGAAGGTGGAAAAAAGTTCTATGATCGGCTTGGTGCCAAAGAAAATACGGACTGGCTCAATTATGAATGGAGCATCTGAACAGATAGAATTAATAAAAATATTTAAAACAGAAATAATATGAAATTTAGTATTCAACCTCATTTAGAAACTGAAAAAGTAAATTTATATCCTTTGAGTGAAGAGGATTTTGAAGAAGTATATGCAGCAGCGGCTGATCCTAAAGTCTGGGAGCAGCATCCCAGTAAAGACCGATGGAAAAAAGAAGTATTCCAAGTGTTTTTTGACGGAGCCATTCAAAGTAAAGGTGCATTCCGGGTGGTTGATAAATTCACAGGAAAGATTGTAGGGAGTACCCGTTTTTATGATTATAATCCCAATGAAAACAGTATTTTTATAGGGTATACCTTTTATTCGGTGGATTGCTGGGGTAAAGGAATAAATCCTGTTGTGAAAGCGGTCATGCTAAACTATATTTTTCAGTATGTTCAAAAAGTGTATTTCCAGATTGGAGCCAATAATGTCCGTTCACAAATAGCAATTGGAAGAATTGGAGCGGAAAAGGTAGGTGAAGAGGAAGTAAGTTATTTTGGAGAAAATTCTTCATTGAATTATACCTATGAAATATCAAAAGAGAAATGGGAAGCTTATTGCAGTTCTGTAAAAAAATAAATTAAAGAGGAGATCATATTATTATCGTTTTGAACTAACCAGATAGAGTAAATTTTAATACCTTTAACTTTCAAATCATTAAAATTTTAAATCATCCATGAAGACGAAACCATTAACTTTCATCTTAATCCTTTTTTTCCAACTGGTAAGTATCACAGCATTTTCACAGAAAACAGCAGTTCTAAACTCTTTATTAGATAAAAATTCAGAATTTATTTTTCCACAGACTCCCGATAAGATCTCAAAAGCATTGAACACAAAACCTGTTTTTTATGAAGATGCCAATGAGGAAAAATATGTGAAATGGCCTACAAAAACAGGCCTGGAACTTTATTGCAGTCCTGGGAAAAACAATGTGATTGATGAGATGTTTTTTACCATTTCAGACAATAAGCCCGTAGTGATAGAAGGACTTCCATTTGGTCTTATCATGAATAAAAGTACATTGCAGGACTGCAAAACCAAGTTCAGTAAATATAATGCTAAAACGCAGAAACTTGGTGCAGACAGTGAATTCCCGGGAGGTTCAAAACTGATTTTTAAGAGAGGAAAACATTATGCAGCCTTGTTTTTTGATAATAAAAATCTGCTAAAATCTTTAGGACTTACCACAGAACTGATTGATCCTGCTGCCAATTAATTTTAATAAACTTTCAAATACTATAAAATCCGTCACTTTTTGGCGGATTTTTTCAATGTATTGAATGAAGTGTGACTGAGTAAAAATGATCTATTTCATTCGTTCGTAAAAATCCTCCATTCATTTCTTTATTTCCTGAGTTCATTGTTTTCTGATTGAATTGCAGATGCAGATAGAATAGCTTTGACTTATCAAAACAGAAACAATTAAGATTATAAGCTATGAACAGAGAATTAATTTTTTTAAGAACATTTGCTTTTGCAGCAGTCATTGGAATTGTATTTTTAACAGCTTCAGCTTTCAAAACAGACGGGCATGAGAAATTTACGGAGATTGATGTTGAAAGAATCAATATCGTTGAAAAAGATGGTACTGTGAAGATGATCATTACCAATGTGGGAAAATTTCCCAACGGAGAAGATAAAATAAATGGAAGTCCGACCAATAAAACAAGAAAAAAACGCTCAGGCATGCTTTTCTTCAATGAAGACGGAATAGAATGTGGTGGCTTTATTTATGATGGACAGAAAAATAAAAACGGCCACAGTTCAGGATTATCTCTGACGTATGATCAGTATGACGGGGATCAGGTAATGCAGCTTTTGACTCAGGATTATAAGAAAGGAGATAAAAGAGTAGTGGCGAGCGGGCTTTATTTCAATGATCGTCCATCAAAAGAATCACAAATAAAAACCGGAGAAATCTTTGCAGAACTGGACCAGATAAAAGATCAGGAAGCTGCCCGGAAAAAATATAAAGAATATGAACAGCAGGGATTGATTGGAGGAGCACCAAGAATGATGCTTGGGAAAACCAAAGATGAACAGAACGGATTGTTCTTATTTGACAGTAAAGGCCAGCCGCGAGCCAGATTCTGCGTAGATAAAAATAACGAAGCAAAACTGGATTTCTTAGACGATGAAGGAAACGTTACCGCATCATTTCCCGAAAAGAAAAAATAATAATACAAAGAAACAGCCCTGTAAAAATATAGGGCTATTTTTGTAAAAAATGACCATTTATAAAGCCGATGAAAACCATATTAAAACGGATTAATCAACACAGGTATTTTCTCCTGTTTATCCTTTTGTTTGCCTATGTACAGTCTATCCATACCCGGATAGGAATAAGAAGAACATTAGATTGGTATATTTTTACACCGGAAGCTGCAGTTGTCACCCTCATTAGTGCCTGTATCCTGTTTTTTGTGATTGATTTTTTCATTAAAAACTGGCAGAAGTCAGTAACATTCAGCATCGCGGAAATCCTTAAAATATTCAGTTCTTCACTGTTGACATACCTTGTGGTGATGAAGATAATAGGCTTTTTGATTGCTTTTGCTTTTGGAAAGATTGAGAAAAATTTTAATCAGGAAGTAGTTATTCTCTCCACTTTTTCGGATTTAATCGGAGGCTTTATTTACGGAAGTTTTTATCTGGCATACCGTTACTACAAGAAGAATACAGACTATCAGAAACAGCTTGCCCTTTATGATCATGCGTTGTCTGAAAGTAAAATTAATCAGTTGAAAGCCCAGCTTAATCCTCATTTTTTGTTCAATAATCTCAATATTCTGGACCAGCTCATAGAAGAAGATAAACGAAAAGCTTCCGACTTTCTCAATGAATTTGCCGAGATATACCGTTATGTTTTAGATGTTTCCGATAAAAAATTAGTAGCTGTGGAAGAAGAACTTGCTTTTGCAGAGAAATATTTTAATCTGATACAATATAAATACGGAAATGCCTATTCATTAAAAATAAATCATATAAAATCTTCAGGAAATATTATTCCGCTTTCATTACAGCTGCTGCTGGAGAATGCCGTTCAGCATAATCTTGGAACTCATGACCATCCTGTTTCGGTCACCATAAATCTGGATCAGACAATAACCGTTTCCAATAATGTGATACCTAAACGTAACAATAAAAAAACTTCAGGAAGAGCCTTGAACAATCTTAAAGAGCAATATGCGTTATTAAGCGACCAACAGGTAGAAATATCAAAATCAGAAATCGGATTTGCTGTAAAACTTCCTATAATTCCAGTATAAAATATGATAAAAGTTATAATTATCGAAGACGAAATCCCTGCCAGAAAAAAGCTAAAACGTTTTATCAGCGAATTAAAAGAACCGGTTGAGATTCTTGCGGAGATTGATAACGTAGAAGAAGCTGTTGTTTTTTTAAGAAAATCAACAGTAGACCTGATCTTTTCTGATATAGAGTTATTGGATGGAAATGCCTTTGAAATCTACGATCAGGTGAGTGTTTCAAGTCCAATAATCTTTACGACAGCTTACGATCAGTTCTGGATGAATGCTTTTGAAAGTAACGGCATAGAATATCTTTTAAAACCTTTTTTACAAGAGCGTTTCCAAAAAGCCTGGGACAAATTTATTTTATTGAGAACCTCTGCATCAGAACAGAATGAGGTTTTGGTAAAACTTCAGCAAATGCTTAATAATAGTCATACAGAGAAAAAATATAAAAAAAGATTTACAGTCTCCTCACACCAGGGAATTTACTTTGTCAATACTGAAGATATCACTTTCTTTGAAGCAGAAGAGGGAATTGTCTTTGCTTTCGATACCACAGGAAAGAAATATTTGTTGAATGAATCTACGCTAAAAGAAATTGAAAATCAGCTTAGTCCTTCAGATTTTTTCAGAATTAACCGCAGTGAAATCGTTCAGAAAATACATGTTGAAAGAATAGAGCGTTACAATAAAAATACGCTGTCTATCCAAATAAAAGGACAGAAAGCCCATCTGGTGACAAGCCAAAGCAACACAGCTGCTTTCAGAAAATGGATTGAAGAATAGGGATTAAAATTTTTCACTAAAATGATATAAAAAAGATCATTTAATATCAAAAGATAAGCATTCATAATTTTAAAAAAAACAGCACTTCAGTTTCAGGTTGAAAAACGATAACAAGTAGGCTGTTTCTTTAAAGTTGTTTGATTTTTTCATGACATATCTTAAGGATTTAGTAACAAAAAACAAGCAGAATAATCTAAATTACAATGTCTGTTGAATGAAAAATATATTTTTAATAATAACAAAATCAATAGGTTATAGTTAAATAATTATTGTTTGCATAAAATAGCTTTCATGTTTTTATAAAATACCTATATTTACCACCAAGGAGTTCTTAACATCTTCTTTATCAACCGAAACTGGTTACGCTTAGCTGTGTCTTAAAAGGGAATCGTGTGCAAATCACGAACTGTCGCGCAACTGTAAGTAACATCAAGGTTTTTATCAAAAAGGTTCACTGTATACCTCGTTATATGGGAAGGACGATAAAAACTGTTACAAGTCAGGAGACCTGCCTGTTTCGAATTGACGATGCTTTCGCGGTCTGAAGCTTATAGTCAGGTATGATACGATATGGATAACAGTGGGATCAATATATTTTGTCGGCTCATGTTATTTTTGTGATGCAGATATGTAGTGGAGTAATATGCTATTTCATTATCATGTATTCATCGTATTTTCCTTTTCCATATTTTTCTTTCTCACAGGCATTGTGAAGTTTATCAGGAACTTTTTATGAGGATTTAATCAATATAAAAAGTGTAATATGTATCTATTCGATTTCGGTTATTCATGCAGGAGCAGTAAATCTGGAGATAATCAGGTTTGCAGAGAGGTAATGGGGTATAATTCCGGATTACAAAAAACAAATAACACAGAGCAGCTTTCTTTTGATTGCCTTTTTACCACGTCATGGAATGGTGGCTGTTATTGCTCCTATTCATGGTCTTCTGTGAACAAATTTCAACTAAACAATAAAATATTATAATGACTACAAGTGAAAGTTTGAAGTCTCCCGGTATGAAATTCCGGGAGGCCATGCGAAAAGAAAGTCCACTTCAGATTGTTGGAGCCATTAATGCTAATCATGCGCTGTTGGCACAACAGGCTGGTTTCAATGCAATTTATCTTTCAGGAGGTGGTGTTGCTGCAGGCTCTCTGGGTATTCCGGATTTGGGAATTACCACGCTGGAAGATGTATTGATTGATGTTCAGCGTATTACTAATGTTTGTGATTTGCCATTGATGGTAGATGTTGATACCGGATTTGGACCTTCAGCATTCAATGTGGCAAGAACTGTAAAATCATTGATTAAAGCCGGAGCTGCGGCACTCCATATTGAAGATCAGGTAGGTGCAAAACGCTGTGGACACCGCCCGGGAAAAGAAGTGGTAACCAAAGAAGAAATGGTAGACAGGCTGAAAGCTGCAGCAGATGCCCGTACTGATGAGAACTTTGTAATTGGTGCCCGTACCGATGCCTTTGCTAATGAAGGATTGGAAAAAACATTGGAAAGAGCAATCGCTTATAAAGAAGCCGGAGCAGATTTCATCTTTGCAGAAGCAGTTCCTGACCTAAGCTTTTATCAAAAGTTTGTTGAAGCGACAGGAGTTCCTGTACTGGCCAATATTACAGAATTCGGGATGATAAAAATGTACACGGTAGAAGAATTAAAAAATGCAGGTGTGGGATTGATACTTTATCCGCTTTCGGCTTTCCGTGCTGCCAATAAAGCGGCCCAAAATGTATATGAGCACCTTCGTAAAGACGGAACACAGGCCAATGTCTTAGATACCATGCAAACCAGGGAAGAACTTTATCAAAGCATTGGATACTACGACTATGAACAAAAATTAGACAACCTTTTTAAACAAAATAAGTGATAATGTCAAATAACAGTGAACCCACATTTAAACCTAAAAAAAGCGTTGCGCTTTCAGGGGTAGCAGCAGGTAATACTGCGCTTTGCAGTGTCGGAAAAAGTGG is a window from the Chryseobacterium indologenes genome containing:
- a CDS encoding helix-turn-helix transcriptional regulator; translation: MKIIPSIYMNEQRYEEAMKIIPEGKILAEKYHDYYTLAWIYVEEGMIYTELSYTKRSRKSLNEALDQTGKVSNEEAHIIKATAYRTMARNLRKEDGSGKKDSILIYLHNGYNESRKTSTTFPYRNFYLSSFAIELSQEYYSKNDLINTEKYLVQFAQDMKTEKDQSEFIRYYILTGNIENKRKNYTKALENFEKATQAAKQAKIYPLQVKDIYSGKAESYLGLEDYKNQALYSAKAQKITDSILSVEKKVLNNVIAPPDRKNISNTENSESNNNKLLIIIVISFISITSFVIYVVYKRKNYNKTTETFTDNKESSIQNDILPAKSIKDTNTEDLSELIQLAHNNDKSFHLKFSETFPAFNKQLLEINPQLSHSDLEYCALIKLKFNTKEISHYKNVTLNSVISKKYRIRKKLNISTEENMYSWMLNLG
- a CDS encoding helix-turn-helix transcriptional regulator, which produces MIIVAQDRGIYANKGSKEALRICTEIYYQSKEIDYSNGMIQADMTMSAIYLGEQNYKAALEKILRGKSLAKETDNYYLLSMFLIREAFVYSELGYTKKSQKALTSSLGLLNKLSEKEGYLIKSLVDMTKANNIQVVTDSTKDSTLIYLNRGYQEIKRIDNKNPYQNFFLGIFTIRLAEAYYLKNNFSKSELFLREFEIVKSHDKNQSEFIRYYILKGDIENKKKNYTQALEYFDKAQEFYQKYKMYNLALKDIYSGKAESYLMLNDFKNQAIYSTKAKRITDSIAVADRQLLNSTIDTNENEDPFADNENNNYYLAAGILIALAGLTFYILHRKNSRKEYTEEKLQEPIPQPIILHENEKSETEVEALRELVQLAKNDDKSFLLRFSEVFPTFNQRLLNINPQLTHSDLEYCALIKLKFDTKEIARHKNLTINSVVSKKYRIRKKLNISTDENMYTWMLNIG
- a CDS encoding transposase, whose translation is MIHDIKNIHMGDLITQRIKEIEIDQIRICKFLKCTDEELTKILSQKSIESDLILRFSILLEYDFFRVYSHYLILYAPPANVNIGNATTKSSLPQFRKKLYTQEIISFILDLIDSGKKSKQEVMNEYKIPKTTLYKWMGKYKNGFN
- a CDS encoding PLP-dependent aminotransferase family protein, with amino-acid sequence MNSPIIGSLLSHITIDPASNRAVYLQLSDEILILIRQGKLKTGQKLPSSRDIAKIFNINRITVSKAFDELQMQGWLESFVGRGTFVSSHIPEPDPEKLQDMISNKGIKTAGFELHEKLYLPNPYFIPSSDLHLDDGHPDPKLAPLKELYRAYRNQLTRSGLYDKFGGYSFPDGSEFYKTTLSNHLNETRGLKTSLKNILSVRGTMMGINLVCTGLINPGDVIVSGIPGWQRAEHNFIHAKARHISIPVDEHGLCVDELKKICKRIKVRMVYVTPHHHYPTTVSLRIDRRLELLRLASEYGFIIFEDDYDFDFHYSRRPLLPLASADENGMVIYCGSFSKSFSPAFRMGYLVASENVIKHLSNIRILLDRQGDHILDNAIADIINDGTVQRYTRKALSIYQDRRDHFCNLLKTELCETVDFSVPEGGMTVWTKFDKSINLEELAKKAYSKSLYISDGSLHKYEVYDQNAIRLGFASSTIDQLNQSVKILKGLI
- a CDS encoding GNAT family N-acetyltransferase gives rise to the protein MNNNEIKIRKAIEADSEKVWSLMKDLAVFEHYDDSFAITPQIVAESGFRKTPPDFYCIVAEDKDKIAGILVYYFLPYTAQNRPAVYMKELYVDDHYRGKKIGEQLMDTLREEAKTYGCTQIKWTVAPWNEGGKKFYDRLGAKENTDWLNYEWSI
- a CDS encoding GNAT family N-acetyltransferase, whose amino-acid sequence is MKFSIQPHLETEKVNLYPLSEEDFEEVYAAAADPKVWEQHPSKDRWKKEVFQVFFDGAIQSKGAFRVVDKFTGKIVGSTRFYDYNPNENSIFIGYTFYSVDCWGKGINPVVKAVMLNYIFQYVQKVYFQIGANNVRSQIAIGRIGAEKVGEEEVSYFGENSSLNYTYEISKEKWEAYCSSVKK
- a CDS encoding sensor histidine kinase; the encoded protein is MKTILKRINQHRYFLLFILLFAYVQSIHTRIGIRRTLDWYIFTPEAAVVTLISACILFFVIDFFIKNWQKSVTFSIAEILKIFSSSLLTYLVVMKIIGFLIAFAFGKIEKNFNQEVVILSTFSDLIGGFIYGSFYLAYRYYKKNTDYQKQLALYDHALSESKINQLKAQLNPHFLFNNLNILDQLIEEDKRKASDFLNEFAEIYRYVLDVSDKKLVAVEEELAFAEKYFNLIQYKYGNAYSLKINHIKSSGNIIPLSLQLLLENAVQHNLGTHDHPVSVTINLDQTITVSNNVIPKRNNKKTSGRALNNLKEQYALLSDQQVEISKSEIGFAVKLPIIPV